In Clarias gariepinus isolate MV-2021 ecotype Netherlands chromosome 9, CGAR_prim_01v2, whole genome shotgun sequence, a single window of DNA contains:
- the wu:fl23c11 gene encoding interleukin-17 receptor C isoform X5 — protein sequence MMLYSLPLTLVFWATLTHTQSLELLNFTEENALTCSQGLTDCNVKPGDICLNHDDRVNVSGLAAHALLCSSLQGLRPCLRIFINVTTSGSHDEAALSKEDSYNDKRGENTLNEHGSGLEQSVYTAMYFQVCYHGPDFSGSKEITFTPLSSDDLSTQQMWISLIVELRKDDFGSTVTVSSSNIPTRTYTEEMPSIDQVCSQGLAIAQCKGPILFSEINPRTGMAELRVGDLSDDRVHDLQACQRMEKDGPCLSLEWKENPLMIPMSSVAPCLCFQIWWVNGLRKMFCPFSNKTALSVSNVSVSVVESSTHDGAMGRNSTALVWSITAPCRLEAEIQLCKKISGSNKDCDVTNQLMNSRDHIHSRQDPKWNLINKQHWQLQGEFAQVERNPSLCVQINVKGIEGHFDLVCPFESARTHWSLFLLVSVLVMCLAVLAAYVLQGLLKAGWIFKWMKMDTISRKVGDGQVVLLYPPDADSAVAELVCHLGSALSSLGFGVSLELWSREELNALGPVPWLHSRLHRMQCHGGKVVLVLTPAAWARAEEWCRSRGEKTERRENYSDVFSASLSCILADYLQGRAGERFALVQFETQPAEPPNERGSMPELFRGLPLFILPSQSLGFLTEITRGAHKGQKENKRPESRRIRAGVLRAGARILAGRLRELTGGAGYRLAGVSQDCIGLKTDDPWVTIPLTLEHLTPPASPESHSENSTVNEFL from the exons GTGATATATGTCTTAATCACGATGACCGTGTTAATGTGAGTGGTCTTGCTGCTCATGCACTGTTGTGTAGCAGTCTTCAAGGCTTGCGTCCATGCTTAAGAATTTTTATTAACGTTACAACCTCAG GAAGTCACGATGAAGCAGCTTTGTCTAAAGAAGATAGCTACAATGACAAAAGAGGCGAGAACACATTAAACGAGCATGGAAGTGGCCTGGAACAGTCTGTTTACACAGCAATGTATTTCCAAGTATGTTACCATGGCCCAGACTTCTCAGGTTCAAAAGAGATCACTTTCACACCACTCTCCTCAGATGACCTCTCAACACAG CAGATGTGGATATCCTTGATAGTAGAACTGAGGAAAGATGATTTTGGCAGTACAGTCACTGTCTCCTCTTCAAACATTCCCACACGCACCTACACTGAAGAGATGCCTTCAATAGACCAag tTTGTTCCCAAGGTCTGGCGATTGCACAGTGTAAAG GCCCTATTTTGTTTTCCGAAATCAATCCAAGAACAGGAATGGCAGAACTACGTGTGGGTGATCTGTCTGATGATAGAGTTCATGACCTACAGGCCTGCCAGAGGATGGAGAAAGATGGTCCATGTTTAAGTCTAGAATGG AAGGAGAATCCACTGATGATTCCAATGAGCTCTGTTGCTCCATGTCTCTGCTTTCAg ATTTGGTGGGTGAATGGACTACGGAAAATGTTTTGCCCGTTTTCTAATAAAACAG CTCTTTCTGTCTCTAATGTATCTGTGTCTGTGGTGGAGTCTTCAACTCATGATGGAGCGATGGGTAGAAACAGCACTGCTCTTGTCTGGAGCATCACTGCCCCCTGCAGACTGGAGGCTGAAATTCAACTCTGCAAGAAAATTTCAGGCTCCAACAAAGACTGCGATGTAACAAATCAGTTAATGAACAGCAGGGATCATATTCATAGCCGTCAGGATCCAAAATGGAACTTAATTAACAAGCAGCACTGG CAATTACAAGGCGAGTTTGCTCAAGTGGAACGTAACCCTTCACTCTGTGTGCAG atAAATGTTAAGGGAATTGAAGGCCATTTCGACCTTGTCTGCCCATTTgaaa gTGCCAGAACTCATTGGAGTTTGTTCCTGTTGGTATCTGTGCTTGTTATGTGTTTGGCAGTTTTGGCAGCCTATGTTCTCCAGGGATTACTCAAAG CAGGTTGGATATTCAAATGGATGAAAATGGATACCATCAGCA GAAAAGTTGGAGATGGACAGGTGGTGCTGCTGTACCCTCCAGATGCAGACAGTGCTGTTGCAGAGCTGGTGTGTCACCTAGGCTCAGCTCTTTCCTCACTAGGATTTGGAGTCTCTTTGGAGTTGTGGAGCCGCGAGGAACTGAACGCACTTGGACCCGTACCATGGCTGCACTCGCGTCTTCATCGTATGCAATGCCATGGTGGAAAAGTGGTGCTTGTGCTTACCCCTGCTGCCTGGGCACGAGCAGAGGAGTGGTGTCGAAGCAGAGGAGAGAAGACTGAGCGCAGAGAAAACTACTCTGATGTTTTCAGTGCCTCGCTCAGCTGCATTCTTGCCGATTACCTGCAAGGCCGTGCTGGCGAACGCTTTGCCCTGGTGCAGTTTGAAACACAGCCGGCCGAACCCCCGAATGAAAGGGGATCCATGCCTGAGCTTTTTCGTGGGCTTCCACTTTTCATCCTGCCCTCTCAGAGTTTGGGATTTCTCACTGAGATCACTCGTGGGGCTCACAAgggacaaaaagaaaacaagagacCTGAGAGCAGAAGAATAAGAGCTGGTGTTTTGAGAGCAGGAGCACGAATTTTAGCAGGAAGATTGCGAGAGCTAACAGGGGGAGCAGGATACAGGTTAGCAGGGGTTTCTCAGGATTGCATTGGCTTGAAGACGGACGATCCATGGGTCACTATTCCTCTGACACTAGAGCACTTGACTCCACCTGCTAGTCCTGAGTCCCATAGTGAGAACAGCACTGTCAATGAATTCCTGTAA
- the wu:fl23c11 gene encoding uncharacterized protein wu:fl23c11 isoform X4, producing MMLYSLPLTLVFWATLTHTQSLELLNFTEENALTCSQGLTDCNVKPGDICLNHDDRVNVSGLAAHALLCSSLQGLRPCLRIFINVTTSVYRFCSAFLGSHDEAALSKEDSYNDKRGENTLNEHGSGLEQSVYTAMYFQVCYHGPDFSGSKEITFTPLSSDDLSTQQMWISLIVELRKDDFGSTVTVSSSNIPTRTYTEEMPSIDQVCSQGLAIAQCKGPILFSEINPRTGMAELRVGDLSDDRVHDLQACQRMEKDGPCLSLEWENPLMIPMSSVAPCLCFQIWWVNGLRKMFCPFSNKTALSVSNVSVSVVESSTHDGAMGRNSTALVWSITAPCRLEAEIQLCKKISGSNKDCDVTNQLMNSRDHIHSRQDPKWNLINKQHWQLQGEFAQVERNPSLCVQINVKGIEGHFDLVCPFESARTHWSLFLLVSVLVMCLAVLAAYVLQGLLKAGWIFKWMKMDTISRKVGDGQVVLLYPPDADSAVAELVCHLGSALSSLGFGVSLELWSREELNALGPVPWLHSRLHRMQCHGGKVVLVLTPAAWARAEEWCRSRGEKTERRENYSDVFSASLSCILADYLQGRAGERFALVQFETQPAEPPNERGSMPELFRGLPLFILPSQSLGFLTEITRGAHKGQKENKRPESRRIRAGVLRAGARILAGRLRELTGGAGYRLAGVSQDCIGLKTDDPWVTIPLTLEHLTPPASPESHSENSTVNEFL from the exons GTGATATATGTCTTAATCACGATGACCGTGTTAATGTGAGTGGTCTTGCTGCTCATGCACTGTTGTGTAGCAGTCTTCAAGGCTTGCGTCCATGCTTAAGAATTTTTATTAACGTTACAACCTCAG tttacAGGTTTTGCTCTGCTTTTTTAGGAAGTCACGATGAAGCAGCTTTGTCTAAAGAAGATAGCTACAATGACAAAAGAGGCGAGAACACATTAAACGAGCATGGAAGTGGCCTGGAACAGTCTGTTTACACAGCAATGTATTTCCAAGTATGTTACCATGGCCCAGACTTCTCAGGTTCAAAAGAGATCACTTTCACACCACTCTCCTCAGATGACCTCTCAACACAG CAGATGTGGATATCCTTGATAGTAGAACTGAGGAAAGATGATTTTGGCAGTACAGTCACTGTCTCCTCTTCAAACATTCCCACACGCACCTACACTGAAGAGATGCCTTCAATAGACCAag tTTGTTCCCAAGGTCTGGCGATTGCACAGTGTAAAG GCCCTATTTTGTTTTCCGAAATCAATCCAAGAACAGGAATGGCAGAACTACGTGTGGGTGATCTGTCTGATGATAGAGTTCATGACCTACAGGCCTGCCAGAGGATGGAGAAAGATGGTCCATGTTTAAGTCTAGAATGG GAGAATCCACTGATGATTCCAATGAGCTCTGTTGCTCCATGTCTCTGCTTTCAg ATTTGGTGGGTGAATGGACTACGGAAAATGTTTTGCCCGTTTTCTAATAAAACAG CTCTTTCTGTCTCTAATGTATCTGTGTCTGTGGTGGAGTCTTCAACTCATGATGGAGCGATGGGTAGAAACAGCACTGCTCTTGTCTGGAGCATCACTGCCCCCTGCAGACTGGAGGCTGAAATTCAACTCTGCAAGAAAATTTCAGGCTCCAACAAAGACTGCGATGTAACAAATCAGTTAATGAACAGCAGGGATCATATTCATAGCCGTCAGGATCCAAAATGGAACTTAATTAACAAGCAGCACTGG CAATTACAAGGCGAGTTTGCTCAAGTGGAACGTAACCCTTCACTCTGTGTGCAG atAAATGTTAAGGGAATTGAAGGCCATTTCGACCTTGTCTGCCCATTTgaaa gTGCCAGAACTCATTGGAGTTTGTTCCTGTTGGTATCTGTGCTTGTTATGTGTTTGGCAGTTTTGGCAGCCTATGTTCTCCAGGGATTACTCAAAG CAGGTTGGATATTCAAATGGATGAAAATGGATACCATCAGCA GAAAAGTTGGAGATGGACAGGTGGTGCTGCTGTACCCTCCAGATGCAGACAGTGCTGTTGCAGAGCTGGTGTGTCACCTAGGCTCAGCTCTTTCCTCACTAGGATTTGGAGTCTCTTTGGAGTTGTGGAGCCGCGAGGAACTGAACGCACTTGGACCCGTACCATGGCTGCACTCGCGTCTTCATCGTATGCAATGCCATGGTGGAAAAGTGGTGCTTGTGCTTACCCCTGCTGCCTGGGCACGAGCAGAGGAGTGGTGTCGAAGCAGAGGAGAGAAGACTGAGCGCAGAGAAAACTACTCTGATGTTTTCAGTGCCTCGCTCAGCTGCATTCTTGCCGATTACCTGCAAGGCCGTGCTGGCGAACGCTTTGCCCTGGTGCAGTTTGAAACACAGCCGGCCGAACCCCCGAATGAAAGGGGATCCATGCCTGAGCTTTTTCGTGGGCTTCCACTTTTCATCCTGCCCTCTCAGAGTTTGGGATTTCTCACTGAGATCACTCGTGGGGCTCACAAgggacaaaaagaaaacaagagacCTGAGAGCAGAAGAATAAGAGCTGGTGTTTTGAGAGCAGGAGCACGAATTTTAGCAGGAAGATTGCGAGAGCTAACAGGGGGAGCAGGATACAGGTTAGCAGGGGTTTCTCAGGATTGCATTGGCTTGAAGACGGACGATCCATGGGTCACTATTCCTCTGACACTAGAGCACTTGACTCCACCTGCTAGTCCTGAGTCCCATAGTGAGAACAGCACTGTCAATGAATTCCTGTAA